A single Watersipora subatra chromosome 7, tzWatSuba1.1, whole genome shotgun sequence DNA region contains:
- the LOC137399936 gene encoding uncharacterized protein isoform X1 — MVGFEPPAKYEVKAKHDGNVITSSGDITHDSNSERAATTLSGFDPDQEYEISVSCFLEDSILCEGISPTFMVSTSACSDPSVPELRYIITSTMDSVRERWNYTYKWEVSASNCRGSVTYTYSSPGVHRQSTTDRSATFLVDGYKEFTFTVTSENEAGLRSLSVSNQISPILRPQFGDSKIIVQATTSECVEIIWEKPEFIGGPEPSIEYQVTCGEEESWVTAKDLSASSCGHKPSTIVRCKLRALNGNLQSDELTATAITLKKESEKNTSSHSSNKLSPALTACIVVIILLSVTIISGVVYFIVNKRHQRIRTPVSELETKDRLSNLSSMTSTTNQGQQYVNAPLKLEAIYETPIDTGSNGENERVYATLNN, encoded by the exons ATGGTGGGCTTTGAACCACCAGCTAA GTATGAGGTAAAAGCAAAGCATGATGGTAACGTGATAACATCATCAGGTGATATCACTCATGATTCAAACTCTGAAAGAGCAGCAACAACATTATCTGGGTTTGATCCTGATCAGGAGTATGAGATATCTGTGAGCTGTTTTCTAGAAGATTCTATTCTATGTGAAGGGATTTCTCCTACATTCATGGTCTCTACTTCAGCCTGCTCAG ACCCATCGGTACCTGAGCTTCGTTACATAATTACCTCAACTATGGATAGTGTTAGAGAAAGGTGGAATTACACTTATAAGTGGGAG GTATCTGCATCTAACTGTCGTGGATCAGTAACTTACACTTACTCCAGCCCAGGAGTACACCGTCAGAGTACCACTGATAGATCTGCTACATTTCTAGTAGATGGTTACAAGGAATTTACATTTACTGTTACATCAGAGAATGAGGCAGGTCTGAGGTCCTTATCAGTCAGCAATCAGATATCTCCAATACTGA GGCCCCAATTTGgtgacagtaaaataattgtaCAGGCAACAACTTCTGAATGTGTAGAAATCATATGGGAGAAACCTGAATTTATAGGAGGACCAGAACCGAGCATAGAATATCAa GTTACTTGTGGAGAGGAAGAGAGCTGGGTTACTGCCAAGGACTTATCAGCATCCTCGTGTGGCCACAAACCATCCACTATAGTTAGATGCAAACTTAGAGCTTTAAATGGTAACCTTCAGAGTGATGAGCTAACAGCAACTGCAATAACACTAAAGAAAG AATCCGAAAAAAATACCTCATCCCATTCTTCAAACAAGTTATCACCAG cTTTGACTGCTTGCATTGTTGTCATAATCCTTCTGAGCGTAACCATCATTTCTGGTGtggtctatttcatcgtcaacAAAAGACACCAAAGGATTCGGACACCTGTAAGTGAGCTGGAAACAAAAGATCGTTTGTCTAACCTCAGTTCAATGACCTCAACTACAAACCAAGGCCAACAGTATGTAAATGCACCATTGAAACTTGAGGCCATTTATGAGACGCCAATAGACACTGGATCAAATGGTGAAAATGAAAGGGTCTATGCAACATTGAATAATTAG
- the LOC137399936 gene encoding uncharacterized protein isoform X2: protein MVGFEPPAKYEVKAKHDGNVITSSGDITHDSNSERAATTLSGFDPDQEYEISVSCFLEDSILCEGISPTFMVSTSACSDPSVPELRYIITSTMDSVRERWNYTYKWEVSASNCRGSVTYTYSSPGVHRQSTTDRSATFLVDGYKEFTFTVTSENEAGLRSLSVSNQISPILRPQFGDSKIIVQATTSECVEIIWEKPEFIGGPEPSIEYQVTCGEEESWVTAKDLSASSCGHKPSTIVRCKLRALNGNLQSDELTATAITLKKESEKNTSSHSSNKLSPDTKGFGHL, encoded by the exons ATGGTGGGCTTTGAACCACCAGCTAA GTATGAGGTAAAAGCAAAGCATGATGGTAACGTGATAACATCATCAGGTGATATCACTCATGATTCAAACTCTGAAAGAGCAGCAACAACATTATCTGGGTTTGATCCTGATCAGGAGTATGAGATATCTGTGAGCTGTTTTCTAGAAGATTCTATTCTATGTGAAGGGATTTCTCCTACATTCATGGTCTCTACTTCAGCCTGCTCAG ACCCATCGGTACCTGAGCTTCGTTACATAATTACCTCAACTATGGATAGTGTTAGAGAAAGGTGGAATTACACTTATAAGTGGGAG GTATCTGCATCTAACTGTCGTGGATCAGTAACTTACACTTACTCCAGCCCAGGAGTACACCGTCAGAGTACCACTGATAGATCTGCTACATTTCTAGTAGATGGTTACAAGGAATTTACATTTACTGTTACATCAGAGAATGAGGCAGGTCTGAGGTCCTTATCAGTCAGCAATCAGATATCTCCAATACTGA GGCCCCAATTTGgtgacagtaaaataattgtaCAGGCAACAACTTCTGAATGTGTAGAAATCATATGGGAGAAACCTGAATTTATAGGAGGACCAGAACCGAGCATAGAATATCAa GTTACTTGTGGAGAGGAAGAGAGCTGGGTTACTGCCAAGGACTTATCAGCATCCTCGTGTGGCCACAAACCATCCACTATAGTTAGATGCAAACTTAGAGCTTTAAATGGTAACCTTCAGAGTGATGAGCTAACAGCAACTGCAATAACACTAAAGAAAG AATCCGAAAAAAATACCTCATCCCATTCTTCAAACAAGTTATCACCAG ACACCAAAGGATTCGGACACCTGTAA